The sequence TGGTCGGAGGAAAACAATCAATCTGGTTCATTGATTGTTCTATGAGACATGACGTCTGCAATTGGATGGTACGGGCCGTTAGTTGATCTCTGCAAAACCGATCAACACATCGGCGATATCGTTCAGCTTCTCGTCTTTGTTCACCGCTCCACTCCCGTTCAGGTATTACCTTACATTtcctttattaattataaatgttCGCCTCCTTAACATAATTGGTTTCTGGTTTCGAATCATGCAGTACAAATTATTCAAAAGGTGGAGAAGTAATCAGGACAGACATTCAGGTTGGTGATGATACGCTGCCATTTTTCTCCGTCTCGTTGTGGAAAAAAGCAGATGGGAACCATGGTTGTTGCCAGGTGATATCTTACTGTTGCAAAGTAAGCAAGgacacccttttttttttcaatttgcttcaattttcataatatattcaAGATTAATTGGGGATTGCGTTTCTGCTTTATTGATTCTTTATCGATGGGGAAATTTCACTCATATCTTTGGAATTTCGTTCCATATTCCGATAAAGTATCAATGTTTTGGAATTTCTGATTCGCTCATTTCTTAAACTTGTAGCGGTGATAATCAcataaattgttgatttttgctATTTGTTATAATCTTTGGGATAATTCAGATGTGAAGATCACTAAATTTGGACATGCCGTTTAGAGGCCAGAAACGGTCGAGTGCGCATCATTAGTACGTTTAGTCCATCCTTACGGATCTCTTCTCTCAAAAGGTACTTCATTTTGCTTCGCTTTTCTGCTTGGAAGTGTTAACCCTGCACCCTGCCCCGGATATTTGGAATGGAATCTTGGAGTCATATTTTGGACTTTCAAATTTTGAACATCACAACTGCTTAGAATTAAGAGGAAATGAAAACGGAGGCTATTCTATTAATGTTCAACTCGTCTTTTGGGCTTCTCTAAATAATGAATATGTATGTAGGTGTAGATGAGTTAATAGAGGAATCTCAAGCAGGGAAAACAACGTTGGAAAAGCTTTGCAAGGTAATAAAATGGGTGCAGCGAGCTAGATCTGCTCTTAACACAATCGGGTCACACAGTTTTGTGGTAATGTCTTTGCTCTCTTGTTTTGTAGCTTTAGTTACATTGCATTTAACTACGCCTAATCTTATATGTTGCTTGGGGAATTTGAATCCAATAAACTCATGGTCTCTATTGTTTAAATCGAATAAAGACTCTTTTAATGATTGTGTTTGTGGACGTGATATACAAGTTGTGTTtaatgtcttttctttttcatgtgcTCTAATCTTCCCATTGTAAGTGATCTTTTTGCTGGTCATGCCAAGCCACTTTATTATTAATTGAGAAAATGTCATGGTCACAGAgttgttgttgctgtttttGCCATTTCAGTCATTTAGGAATTTGTTTTCCCATGTTAATTGCCCCCGTCATCCTCTATTTTGGATGTCATTACactttgcattttgttttttgaaaacctTAAACTTTTCATTCCCgatttttcttatgattgtAATTTCCACCTTCTGTTAAAAATCTGTTAGTTAACCTTAGAAATGGAGCTGACTTTTGGAAAAACAATTCCATAAAATGACCAAATAATCTATGAGGAACTTGCAACAAAGTCATCCCTTTTCATCTCAGATTTTGTTGAAAAGGAATAAGCTGTACACTAGGTAATGAATCTCATAAGCACCACATCTATACCATCGCATTCTTATCACAACAGTTGCATCTCCATCTTTAAGCCTTTAAGTTGTATTGGTACTGTTGGCTAGTTGTATGCTCATTTGAGTAATTACTGAAACAACTTGCATGGCAGAAACCGAGGAACTGGAAATTGCCAAAACAGAGTGAATCtcagaacttgctcttgctttcAGAAGTATTGGGCCTAAGTAATTCCTGTAATGCAATTTTTAATGCATCAATTGGTGAAATTTTCCTACCAATTACCTGGAGAGCACTTGATGACTCTGATATGGAAAAGATGTTTGTCAGCAGGAGGACGACTGAAGATAAAGATAATAGTTTAGCAGAAGATTTTATTTGTCTTGGCTGTCACTTATGTGGTACTCCTATGGTTTCAGAGAACGGGTATGGAAAATTGAAACTGTCATATTGCAATTATTTCCTGTATGGAAAGTTGAACATGAATTGGATTGCTGAATAATTTACTGGTTGCTACAGGTCTATATGCAAGCAAAGCAATATTTCACTCTATTGCCTGAAAAGCCCAAATCACCTTCATGCAGTAACCTTGATTTACAGGCCCTTTATGGTATGGATTTGTTCATGCAGTAATCTCGTCTTGATAAGTGCAATGCTCTtgttcatattaaaatgatgacaGCACCGTACTTTCAGACTGCTTGATGATATTCCATGCATCTGTTCTAGTCATTCTGCTTTTTTCCCCTCATTATATGGTTGGTGTTGCCCCTCTCTGCGTGAtagattttcttgttttcaagaTTTCCAATAAAAACAAGTATTTTAGGAACGAGTTCATCTGTTCTTATCTTTGTATGTCTTAGATCATCTTGAAATCAATATCTTGCTGATTGTGATCTTCTGCATCAGATTTATTTTTGCCATTGCATTGTTTTACCATAATCATGTCAGAGCATTTCTTCACCGCAGTTATATGTCTGGGATGAATCAGAATACCTGCCACTCCTCGTAAGAAACAAGGCTGCAGTAGTGTTGTTTGGAAACATCAGGGCTGAAAGAGTCTACTCATGCTTTAGAGGACAAAACCGTAGTCATAATTCCAACCAAGCATATTTTTGCTGGGAGAATGTAAAGAAAGGATTAGTGGGTTCTTGCTCATCAGATGCAGATAAGAGCCTAGAAGTCAAGGAGAAAAACCACCACAATAAAAACACGAACTTTCATATGATTTGGTTGGTTCTTCTAAAGATATTGTTGCAGCAGGGAAAGAATAGTCCCTTGAAATTTGAAGCAACTGTGAACACCGGCCTAGATGCCGAACACGGGAAGTTTGAAATGCTATCTGTTTCAGTTCCATGCGCCAGAAACAAATTGTTCTAGCCCAACAGTCCTGACAAAAGTTTCTTTTAACTCTGTATTCTAGgttaaagttatatttattatcctcatggtatttttatttatttattgagctTGTAAGATGttcaatgaatttaaaaattaatcatgataTATGTAAACTGACTCAAATATTTtaggttattaaaaaat is a genomic window of Populus alba chromosome 5, ASM523922v2, whole genome shotgun sequence containing:
- the LOC118029372 gene encoding uncharacterized protein, which gives rise to MTSAIGWYGPLVDLCKTDQHIGDIVQLLVFVHRSTPVQRPETVECASLVRLVHPYGSLLSKGVDELIEESQAGKTTLEKLCKVIKWVQRARSALNTIGSHSFVKPRNWKLPKQSESQNLLLLSEVLGLSNSCNAIFNASIGEIFLPITWRALDDSDMEKMFVSRRTTEDKDNSLAEDFICLGCHLCGTPMVSENGSICKQSNISLYCLKSPNHLHAVTLIYRPFMLYVWDESEYLPLLVRNKAAVVLFGNIRAERVYSCFRGQNRSHNSNQAYFCWENVKKGLVGSCSSDADKSLEVKEKNHHNKNTNFHMIWLVLLKILLQQGKNSPLKFEATVNTGLDAEHGKFEMLSVSVPCARNKLF